AGCGCAGACGCTCGTCGGGTCGTCGCCCGAGGTGATGGCGCGCGTCGAGGATGGCGAGCTGACGGTGCGTCCGATCGCCGGCACGTCGCCGCGCGGGACCCAGGAGCTGGAAGACCGCGATCTCGAGCGAAAGCTTCTCGCCGACCCGAAGGAGATCGCGGAGCACATCATGCTGCTCGACCTCGGTCGCAACGACGTCGGCAGGGTAGCGAAGATCGGGAGCGTCGAGGTCACCGAGCGGCTCGTGATCGAGCGCTATTCGCACGTCATGCACATCGTCTCGAACGTGCGCGGCAAGCTCGCGGACGACCGCGACTGCTTCGACGCGTTCCGGGCGACGTTTCCGGCGGGCACGCTCTCCGGTGCCCCGAAGATCCGCGCCATGGAGATCATCGAGGAGCTCGAGCCGGTGCGGCGCGGCGTGTACGGCGGGGCGGTCGGGTACTTCGGTTTCAGCGGCACGATGGACACGTGCATCGCGATCCGCACCATGGTCATCAAGGATGGGACGGTGTACGTGCAAGCCGGCGCCGGCATCGTGGCCGACTCCGACCCCGAGCGCGAGCACGCCGAATGCCTCAACAAGGCGCGCGGGCTCCTGCAGGCGCTGAAGCGCGCCGAGCACCTGGCGCACGACCAGGAGCGCGGAGGGGCCGCCGCGTGACCACCGCAGCGAGGAAGCGAGCGCCGAAGGTCCTCATGATCGACAACTACGACTCGTTCACGTACAACCTGGCGCAGTACCTCGGTGAGCTCGGCGCCGACGTCGAGGTGCGGCGGAACGACGCGATCACGCTCGAGGACATCGCGGCGCGGAAGCCTGCCGGTATCGTGATCTCCCCGGGCCCCTGTACGCCGAAGGAAGCCGGCATCTCGGTGCCCGTCATCGAGTGCTTCAAGGGCAGGATCCCGATCCTCGGCGTCTGCCTCGGGCACCAGGCGATCGGTGCCGCGCTCGGCGGCGACATCGCGCGCGCGCCGCGCATCATGCACGGAAAGACGTCGCCGATTCACCACGACGGGCGCGGGGTGTTCGCGGGACTCGCGAACCCGTTCGACGCGACGCGCTATCACTCGCTGGTGATCGAGCGCGCTTCGCTGCCGCCCGACCTCGAAGTGTCCGCCTGGACGGCCGAGGGCGAGATCATGGGCGTCCGCCATCGCAGCCTGCCGCTCGAAGGCGTGCAGTTCCATCCCGAGTCGATCCTCACCCTCGAGGGCAAGCGTCTGCTGCGGAACTTCCTCGAGAGCCTGCCGGCGGACTGAGAGGCTGTGAAAAACTCCCCTCCCGTCGCCGGGCTTCAGAGCGCCGTCGCATCGCGGCGTCGCACGTCCTCGGAATACCTTCCAGGTATTCCTGCGGGTTGCTCCTTGCGCTGCTCGGCGCTCTTCGCCCGGCTCGGTCCGG
The Deltaproteobacteria bacterium DNA segment above includes these coding regions:
- a CDS encoding aminodeoxychorismate/anthranilate synthase component II, translated to MIDNYDSFTYNLAQYLGELGADVEVRRNDAITLEDIAARKPAGIVISPGPCTPKEAGISVPVIECFKGRIPILGVCLGHQAIGAALGGDIARAPRIMHGKTSPIHHDGRGVFAGLANPFDATRYHSLVIERASLPPDLEVSAWTAEGEIMGVRHRSLPLEGVQFHPESILTLEGKRLLRNFLESLPAD